A genome region from Populus alba chromosome 3, ASM523922v2, whole genome shotgun sequence includes the following:
- the LOC118062870 gene encoding novel plant SNARE 11, whose product MDPLSSISEELAEINGQIADIFRALSNGFQKLEKIKDVNRQSRQLEELTGKLRECKRLIKEFDREMKDMESRNDPDTNKMLNEKKQSMIKELNSYVALKKQYATNLENNKRVDLFDGPNEELHDDNVLLASSMTNQQLVDHGNQMMDETDQAIERGKKVVQETINVGTETAAALKAQTEQMSRIVNELDSIHFSIKKASQMVKEIGRQVATDKCIMALLFLIVVGVIAIIIVKLVNPSNKDIRDIPGLAPPAPSRRLLWNPNQETI is encoded by the exons ATGGATCCTTTATCGTCGATCAGTGAAGAGCTAGCAGAGATCAATGGACAGATCGCCGATATTTTTCGAGCTTTATC AAATGGGTTCCAGAAATTGGAGAAGATTAAGGATGTCAATAGACAGAGTAGGCAGCTGGAAGAACTTACGGGGAAGCTGCGGGAGTGTAAGAG GCTTATCAAAGAGTTTGACAGAGAAATGAAGGATATGGAGAGTAGAAATGATCCAGACACCAACAAAATGCTGAATGAGAAAAAGCAGTCAATG ATCAAAGAGTTGAATTCATATGTTGCTCTTAAAAAACA ATATGCGACCAATCTTGAAAACAACAAGAGAGTTGATCTCTTTGATGGGCCCAATGAAGAGTTACATGATGACAATGTGCTGCTAGCTTCGT CTATGACAAACCAACAGCTAGTGGATCATGGAAATCAGATGATGGATGAGACTGATCAGGCAATTGAGAGGGGAAAAAAG GTTGTTCAAGAAACCATCAATGTTGGAACAGAAACTGCAGCAGCTCTTAAGGCTCAG ACTGAACAAATGAGTAGGATTGTTAATGAGCTCGACTCTATCCATTTCTCAATCAAGAAAGCTTCGCAAATGGTGAAGGAAATTGGTAGGCAG GTTGCAACTGACAAGTGCATTATGGCATTACTCTTCCTTATTGTTGTTGGAGTCATAGCAATCATTATTGTGAAG CTCGTGAACCCAAGCAACAAGGACATTCGGGATATTCCAGGATTAGCCCCGCCTGCACCGTCTCGCAGATTACTTTGGAATCCTAATCAAGAAACAATTTAG